In the genome of Hymenobacter taeanensis, one region contains:
- a CDS encoding S8 family serine peptidase, translating into MHRSSLTSAVWRLLLSSTLLVAGRTATAQSAAVTKAPDPGQYWVVFTDKAGQRFSPDQYFSPQAQARRQRQHLPAFDSTDFPVRPDYVARVQEQVGAPQFVSRWFNAVACRATPAQAAKLRQLPGVRTVEALPEAALLPAARTTELAGGSMNLSATDRQLARRQTESLGGREFQRARLSGQGVRIAIFDVGFNGADQHVSFAHLRKRKAIVETYDFLKHTPHVYQGGSHGTEVLSCIAGRLPDSTYLGLAPQAEFLLARTEQMYRERYAEELAWLAAAEWADRNGADIINSSLGYTTRRYFPEQMNGRTSLVARAAELAVRKGILVVNAAGNDGDDAQWRTVGTPADGDSVLAVGGIDPDTYLHIDFSSYGPTADKRLKPNVAAFGTVMAAAPGGYVRTQGTSFSSPLMAGFAACVLQQQRDLPVMTLFQKIQSSGSLFPYFDYAHGYGMPQAAYFTQSTPNAIAPSFDFVRQDSTVAIIIRPEAAFIPARTLPLYADSIGAVTPNGSDAPPVAKLGQEASHQPEPSLPNQEPVVGPVPPDYLYWQILDANGVVRRYQVLEVTQRAVLRVPLERLRPGDVLRVHYRGFTQAYSAS; encoded by the coding sequence TTGCACCGGTCTTCGCTTACTTCTGCTGTGTGGCGGTTGCTGCTGAGTAGCACGCTGTTGGTAGCGGGGCGTACTGCAACCGCGCAATCCGCCGCCGTAACCAAGGCACCTGACCCAGGCCAGTATTGGGTCGTATTCACGGATAAAGCAGGCCAGCGGTTTTCGCCAGATCAGTACTTCAGCCCCCAGGCCCAGGCACGGCGACAACGGCAGCACCTGCCCGCCTTCGACAGCACTGATTTTCCTGTCCGTCCGGATTATGTGGCCCGCGTGCAGGAGCAAGTGGGAGCTCCACAGTTCGTGAGCCGTTGGTTTAATGCAGTAGCGTGCCGCGCTACTCCCGCTCAGGCGGCCAAACTGCGCCAGTTGCCTGGTGTGCGTACAGTTGAGGCGCTGCCAGAAGCCGCGCTGCTCCCCGCCGCCCGCACAACCGAGCTGGCTGGTGGCTCCATGAACCTCTCGGCTACTGACCGGCAACTGGCCCGTCGGCAGACGGAAAGCTTGGGAGGACGGGAGTTTCAGCGGGCTCGTCTCTCGGGGCAGGGCGTGCGAATTGCAATTTTTGATGTAGGCTTCAATGGGGCAGATCAGCACGTGAGTTTTGCCCATCTGCGGAAGCGGAAAGCCATTGTTGAGACCTACGACTTTCTCAAGCACACCCCCCATGTTTATCAGGGTGGTTCGCATGGTACCGAAGTACTGTCCTGCATTGCCGGCCGCCTGCCCGACAGTACGTACCTAGGCCTGGCCCCGCAAGCAGAGTTTCTGCTGGCCCGTACCGAGCAAATGTACCGGGAGCGGTACGCTGAGGAACTGGCCTGGCTGGCCGCAGCGGAATGGGCCGACCGTAATGGTGCCGATATCATCAACTCTTCCTTGGGTTACACCACCCGGCGGTACTTTCCGGAGCAAATGAACGGCCGCACCAGCTTGGTTGCCCGGGCCGCTGAGCTTGCAGTGCGTAAGGGTATTCTGGTGGTGAATGCGGCCGGTAATGATGGGGATGATGCGCAGTGGCGCACCGTAGGCACCCCCGCCGACGGCGACTCCGTATTGGCTGTGGGCGGCATTGACCCTGACACCTATCTGCATATTGATTTTAGCAGCTATGGGCCTACGGCCGATAAGCGCTTGAAGCCTAACGTGGCGGCCTTCGGAACGGTGATGGCAGCGGCTCCGGGCGGGTATGTACGTACTCAGGGCACCTCCTTCTCCAGTCCGCTCATGGCGGGCTTTGCCGCCTGTGTGTTGCAGCAGCAGCGCGACTTGCCCGTTATGACCTTATTTCAGAAAATTCAGAGTTCCGGCAGCCTCTTTCCATACTTCGATTACGCTCATGGCTACGGGATGCCCCAGGCGGCCTATTTCACCCAGAGCACACCGAATGCAATAGCTCCGTCCTTCGACTTTGTTCGTCAGGATTCTACCGTGGCTATTATTATCCGGCCTGAAGCTGCCTTCATCCCCGCCCGTACTCTACCTCTCTACGCAGACTCCATTGGGGCTGTAACGCCCAACGGCTCCGATGCGCCTCCCGTGGCCAAGCTAGGCCAGGAGGCTTCTCACCAGCCAGAACCCTCCTTGCCTAATCAGGAGCCGGTAGTGGGCCCCGTGCCGCCCGATTACTTGTACTGGCAAATATTGGACGCAAACGGGGTAGTGCGGCGTTACCAAGTGCTTGAGGTAACCCAGCGTGCCGTGCTACGGGTGCCGCTAGAGCGGCTGCGGCCAGGTGATGTGCTGCGCGTGCACTACCGTGGTTTCACTCAAGCGTATTCTGCCTCATGA